From a region of the Alnus glutinosa chromosome 1, dhAlnGlut1.1, whole genome shotgun sequence genome:
- the LOC133858388 gene encoding ATP-dependent DNA helicase Q-like 5: protein MESDSDSDGSHISATPPRDPIPPPPPPPPPTLLSSKKSRFRVRASSSRSTPISKSPKPSSDPKPSPQDPLPTPSPLYSLPFQIRCPSHTNCPIPTLDTLPARHLSQSASFSKLRRPSLNFQDDPSPPPPPPPSKAESDSVPQEPKCEAVNSANFVKRRPNLIGGNAPLPPVKLRKCGGEGNFVKLNMNRSNKRKFVNKGRGRNSYASSGRKSYRRSRRRLRPEGGTEGEKNNVCEEDGLVLESTGQRQRKYDCELVEVVVSAARNDPSDENLVRLLKVVYGYDLFRDGQLEAIRMVLAGESAMLVLPTGAGKSLCYQLPAMVLPGITVVVSPLVALMIDQLRQLPPMIRGGLLCSSQTAEEVSETLRQLQEGTIRVLFVSPERFLNAEFLSVFSTNLSTSLVVVDEAHCISEWSHNFRPSYTRLRASMLRARLNVGCILAMTATATTTTLHSVMSALAIPQTNLIQKAQLRDNLQLSVSLSGNRMKDLLMLIKSSPFKEVQSIIIYCKFQYETDIISKCLCDNNISAKSYHSGIPAKDRSRTQELFCSNKIRVVVATVAFGMGLDKQDVGAVIHYCLPESLEEYVQEIGRAGRDGRLSHCHLLFDNDTYFKLRSLMHSEGVDEYAVNKFLIEVFSNGKNSQGKMCSLVKESASRKFDMKEEVMLTLLTHLELGEVQYLCLLPQMNVTCTLNFHNTSPVLFAEKDRVVAAILKKSETKQGQYVFDIPTVANSIGITAIDLSNHLQNLKLKREITYEVKDPAYCYTIMEVPGDFCSLSAHLTKWLSEVEICKVRKLDAMYNAAVFAVNVCEKMHGCYGCQHTPCLQRKILDYFNRDDNSDVSNKMGQSSPFLRADIKVFLQSNSHAKFTPRAVARIMHGIASPAYSSTFWSKTHFWGRYTQIDFQVIMEAAQAELMNFVGKTAL, encoded by the exons ATGGAATCCGATTCAGACTCTGATGGCTCTCACATCTCCGCCACTCCTCCCAGAGACCCAATcccaccacctccacctccaccgccaCCGACTCTTCTCTCTTCCAAGAAATCCAGATTTAGGGTTAGAGCCTCCTCTTCCCGCTCCACACCCATTTCAAAATCCCCAAAACCCTCTTCCGATCCCAAACCCTCACCCCAAGACCCCTTACCCACTCCCTCACCCCTCTATTCTCTCCCTTTCCAAATCCGCTGCCCCTCCCATACCAACTGCCCAATCCCCACCCTCGATACCCTCCCCGCCCGCCACCTCTCCCAATCCGCATCGTTCTCCAAACTCCGGAGGCCCTCTCTCAATTTCCAAGACGAcccctctcctcctcctcctcctcctccatccAAAGCTGAGAGTGATTCGGTTCCACAAGAACCAAAATGTGAAGCTGTGAATTCGGCCAATTTTGTGAAGAGGCGTCCCAATTTGATTGGAGGGAATGCGCCTCTACCGCCTGTGAAACTGCGAAAATGTGGCGGTGAAGGGAATTTTGTGAAGCTGAACATGAATAGGAGCAACAAGCGCAAGTTTGTGAATAAAGGAAGAGGAAGGAATAGTTATGCTTCCTCTGGTAGAAAATCTTATAGGAGGAGTAGGAGAAGATTGAGACCTGAAGGTGGGACTGAAGGGGAGAAGAACAATGTGTGTGAAGAGGATGGTTTGGTTTTAGAAAGCACAGGACAGAGGCAGAGGAAATACGATTGCGAATTGGTTGAGGTGGTGGTGTCTGCGGCGAGGAACGATCCGTCGGATGAGAACTTGGTTAGGTTGTTGAAGGTCGTGTACGGCTATGATTTGTTTCGAGATGGCCAGTTGGAGGCGATTAGGATGGTGCTTGCTGGGGAGTCGGCAATGCTGGTTTTGCCGACTGGTGCGGGGAAGTCGCTTTGCTATCAGTTGCCAGCGATGGTGTTGCCTGGGATAACAGTGGTGGTGAGTCCGTTGGTGGCACTGATGATCGATCAGCTGAGACAGCTGCCTCCCATGATTCGGGGTGGTCTTCTTTGTAGCAGTCAG ACGGCTGAAGAAGTTTCTGAGACGCTGAGGCAGCTTCAAGAAGGGACTATCAGG GTGCTTTTTGTCTCACCCGAGAGATTTTTGAATGCAGAATTCTTGTCAGTATTTTCTACTAATTTATCCACATCACTTGTTGTGGTTGATGAAGCTCATTGTATCTCCGAATG GTCACACAATTTCCGGCCTTCATACACTAGGCTTAGGGCATCAATGCTTCGTGCCAGGCTCAATGTTGGATGCATTCTTGCAATGACTGCTACCGCCACTACCACAACTTTGCACTCTGTTATGTCTGCTCTAGCCATTCCACAAACCAATCTTATTCAAAAAGCACAATTAAGGGACAATTTGCAATTGTCAGTATCTTTGAGTGGAAATAG AATGAAAGATTTGCTGATGTTGATAAAGTCTTCTCCCTTTAAGGAAGTTCAGAGCATCATTATATACTGCAAATTTCAG TATGAAACTGATATAATAAGCAAATGCTTATGTGATAACAATATCTCTGCAAAG AGCTATCACAGTGGTATCCCTGCTAAAGACCGTAGCCGTACACAGGAGTtgttttgttctaacaaaattaGAGTG GTTGTTGCAACTGTGGCGTTTGGCATGGGACTTGACAAGCAGGATGTTGGAGCt GTAATTCATTACTGCTTGCCAGAAAGCTTGGAGGAATATGTTCAG GAGATTGGGCGTGCTGGAAGGGATGGGAGGTTGTCCCATTGCCATCTCCTTTTTGACAATGACACATACTTCAAACTTCGTAGTCTTATGCACAG TGAAGGAGTAGATGAATATGCAGTGAACAAATTTCTCATTGAAGTTTTCAGCAATGGCAAGAATTCACAAGGGAAAATGTGTTCATTAGTCAAAGAATCTGCATCCCGCAAGTTTGATATGAAAGAAGAG GTGATGCTGACTCTTCTAACGCACTTGGAGTTGGGTGAAGTGCAATACCTGTGTTTACTTCCACAGATGAATGTGACTTGCACTCTAAATTTCCACAAT ACTTCTCCAGTGCTGTTTGCTGAAAAGGATAGAGTGGTTGCAGCAATTCTTAAGAA ATCTGAAACTAAGCAAGGGCAATATGTGTTTGACATACCCACTGTGGCAAATAGCATCGGGATTACAGCTATTGACCTGTCAAATcatttgcagaatttaaag TTGAAGCGAGAAATAACATATGAGGTGAAGGACCCAGCATATTGTTACACAATTATGGAAGTACCAGGGGATTTTTGTTCTCTATCAGCTCATCTTACAAAATGGTTATCAGAAGTTGAAATCTGCAAG GTACGGAAGTTGGATGCAATGTATAATGCTGCAGTCTTTGCGGTGAATGTGTGTGAAAAGATGCATGGTTGCTATGGTTGTCAGCATACGCCATGCTTGCAGAGAAAGATTTTGGATTACTTCAATAGAGATGATAATTCTGACGTTTCTAATAAGATGGGTCAAAGCAG CCCATTTTTGCGAGCAGATATAAAG GTCTTTCTACAGAGTAACTCACACGCTAAATTCACTCCCAGAGCTGTTGCAAGGATAATGCATGGAATTGCAAGCCCAGCCTATTCTTCTACGTTTTGGTCTAAAACTCATTTCTG GGGAAGGTATACACAAATAGACTTCCAGGTGATAATGGAAGCAGCACAAGCAGAACTCATGAATTTTGTAGGAAAGACCGCACTCTAA